A genomic stretch from Terriglobus sp. RCC_193 includes:
- a CDS encoding type VI secretion system tube protein Hcp produces the protein MNLVLDLGTTIKGECTLTDAAYKDKINIQSWAYGASLASYTDGTNQKRTFGKPEVSSISITKAMDLASTGIFQAVVAGTNLATVKIFTLQEEAGKFDVFYTITLTNALIESYQVSTGGQVPSEALTLTFSKIELAYKQQTTATAQSGSKTASFDRTTLASAAG, from the coding sequence ATGAATCTGGTACTTGATCTCGGAACCACGATCAAGGGCGAATGCACCCTGACGGATGCAGCCTATAAAGACAAGATCAACATTCAGTCGTGGGCCTATGGCGCCAGCCTGGCCTCGTATACAGACGGCACGAACCAGAAGCGTACCTTCGGCAAGCCCGAAGTGAGCTCCATCAGCATCACCAAGGCAATGGACCTGGCCAGCACCGGCATCTTCCAGGCCGTTGTGGCTGGTACGAACCTTGCCACGGTGAAGATCTTCACGTTGCAGGAAGAAGCCGGCAAGTTCGATGTCTTCTATACCATCACGCTGACCAACGCGCTGATTGAGAGCTATCAGGTGAGCACGGGCGGACAGGTTCCTTCTGAAGCGCTGACGCTGACATTCTCGAAGATTGAACTGGCATACAAACAGCAGACGACCGCTACGGCTCAGTCCGGCAGCAAGACCGCCAGCTTCGACCGTACGACGCTTGCTTCGGCCGCAGGCTGA
- the tssF gene encoding type VI secretion system baseplate subunit TssF, translated as METQDDLIAYYRAELDALRRSGSAFAARHPKVAAGLELGASGSADPHVERLIESFAYLTARLQKRMDDRFPEITSALLDVLYPNLMQPVPPLTIAQCTADPKRGKMTAGFKMPRGTRLFADTADGHACRFQTCYDTTVWPLRMAEAGFVPKASLDFLDNRSDVQTVLRLRLEPQGMAMGEMELRTLRFYLNGATQLTGTLYELLLGHCVQVGLYDAETKKVVLLDRDAVRAVGFHEGEEAIPAPPQAHPAYRLLQEYFLLPEKFLFLDVNGLDRNPSTSGLEILFLLSALPRDRVTISPTNFRLGCTPVVNLFSRTSEPIRVDYRRSEYRLIPDLRREQTTEIHSIATVIASVNPQESSATVQPYYDFSGNAQNTVFWYARRQQTSDATMDGTDMYLSFVDLQFDPRQPPSTTVYAHLLCTNRALAQELSEGSLLQLEEPAPLENIRCLMKPTATAYPPLGGSSRWALVSNLVLNHLSLDDSASSLDVLKKMLKFYSLMDLPDVTRQIEGIRRMETKPIVRRTGTGWQGWSQGTQVRLHVDESYYSGVSLFLFASVLRHFFALYGSVNTFTELMLETTQKSVTHRFDALRSEQPVL; from the coding sequence ATGGAAACGCAGGACGACCTCATCGCGTATTACCGTGCGGAACTGGACGCGTTACGACGTTCCGGGAGCGCTTTTGCTGCGCGTCATCCGAAGGTTGCCGCTGGTTTGGAACTGGGAGCTTCCGGTTCAGCTGATCCCCACGTCGAGCGGTTGATTGAATCGTTTGCTTACCTGACGGCCCGTCTTCAGAAACGCATGGACGATCGCTTCCCGGAGATCACGTCGGCTCTGCTGGATGTGCTGTATCCCAACCTGATGCAGCCGGTACCACCGCTGACGATCGCACAATGCACTGCCGATCCTAAGCGCGGCAAGATGACCGCCGGATTCAAAATGCCTCGCGGGACGCGCCTGTTTGCAGATACCGCAGACGGTCATGCCTGCCGTTTTCAAACCTGCTATGACACCACGGTGTGGCCGCTGCGTATGGCGGAAGCAGGCTTCGTACCGAAGGCGTCGCTCGACTTCCTGGACAACCGTTCGGATGTGCAGACCGTTCTGCGGTTGCGGCTGGAACCGCAGGGCATGGCGATGGGCGAGATGGAACTACGCACGCTGCGCTTCTACCTGAATGGCGCCACGCAACTTACCGGAACGCTGTACGAGTTGCTGCTAGGGCACTGCGTGCAGGTGGGGCTATACGACGCGGAGACAAAGAAGGTGGTACTCCTCGACAGAGATGCAGTGCGCGCCGTGGGCTTTCATGAAGGCGAAGAGGCGATCCCCGCGCCACCGCAGGCGCATCCTGCGTACCGATTGTTGCAGGAATATTTTCTGCTGCCGGAGAAGTTTCTCTTCCTGGATGTGAACGGACTTGATCGGAATCCATCGACGTCGGGGCTTGAGATTCTCTTCTTGCTCAGCGCGCTACCGCGAGATCGTGTGACGATTTCACCCACGAATTTTCGTCTGGGATGTACGCCGGTGGTCAATCTGTTTTCGCGCACCAGCGAGCCCATCCGCGTGGACTATCGCCGCTCGGAATATCGCCTGATTCCTGACCTGCGCCGCGAACAGACGACAGAGATTCATTCGATTGCGACTGTCATCGCATCCGTCAATCCGCAGGAAAGTTCCGCTACCGTTCAGCCTTACTACGACTTCTCCGGCAACGCGCAGAATACGGTCTTCTGGTACGCACGCAGGCAGCAGACATCGGATGCCACGATGGATGGCACCGACATGTATCTGTCCTTCGTCGATCTGCAGTTCGATCCGCGCCAACCTCCGTCCACCACGGTGTATGCGCATCTGCTGTGTACGAATCGTGCTCTTGCGCAGGAGCTTTCAGAAGGCTCGCTGCTTCAGTTGGAAGAGCCTGCGCCGCTTGAGAACATCCGTTGCCTTATGAAGCCCACGGCAACGGCCTATCCTCCGCTTGGCGGCAGCAGTCGATGGGCGCTGGTCAGCAACCTTGTGCTGAATCATCTATCACTGGATGATTCCGCTTCGTCGCTGGATGTGTTGAAGAAGATGCTGAAGTTCTACAGCCTGATGGATCTTCCCGATGTGACACGACAGATAGAAGGTATTCGACGCATGGAGACGAAGCCGATTGTCCGTCGTACGGGAACAGGTTGGCAGGGCTGGTCGCAGGGAACGCAGGTGCGTCTCCATGTCGACGAGTCGTATTACTCCGGCGTCAGTCTGTTTCTGTTCGCGTCTGTGCTGCGGCATTTCTTCGCGTTGTACGGCAGTGTGAACACGTTTACAGAACTCATGCTTGAGACCACGCAGAAGAGTGTGACGCATCGGTTTGATGCTCTGCGCAGCGAGCAGCCGGTGCTATGA
- the tssB gene encoding type VI secretion system contractile sheath small subunit, with translation MQHVLDRVRPPRVQITYDVETGGAIEKKELPFVVGILADLSGANTPEDTLKERKFIELDRDNFGAVMNAIAPTFKSSVENKLSPDGGSVPVELTFKSLDDFTPSALVKNLPDLAKLMAVRQRLNDLLAKLDGNEALDDVLLDVVSRPEDLKQLKASSEATAEEAK, from the coding sequence ATGCAGCATGTATTGGACCGGGTTCGCCCTCCACGGGTGCAGATCACGTACGACGTGGAAACAGGCGGGGCTATTGAGAAGAAGGAACTGCCGTTCGTTGTGGGTATTCTGGCTGACCTGTCTGGCGCCAATACCCCGGAGGACACACTCAAGGAACGGAAGTTCATTGAACTGGATCGCGATAACTTTGGCGCGGTCATGAATGCGATCGCACCCACATTCAAGTCTTCGGTGGAGAACAAGCTCTCTCCCGATGGTGGCTCGGTTCCCGTGGAACTGACCTTCAAGAGCCTGGACGACTTTACGCCGTCGGCGCTGGTAAAGAACCTGCCGGATCTGGCAAAGCTGATGGCAGTGCGTCAGCGCCTGAACGATCTGCTGGCCAAGCTGGACGGTAATGAGGCTCTGGATGATGTTCTGCTGGACGTGGTTTCGCGTCCGGAAGATCTGAAGCAGTTGAAGGCGAGCAGCGAAGCTACTGCTGAGGAGGCCAAGTAA
- a CDS encoding PP2C family protein-serine/threonine phosphatase produces MTSETALAHERSQNIRVLLVDDQRLVGEAVRRMLMELPGSEFRFCATPATAIETAAQFKPTVILQDLIMPDIDGLEMVRRFRANPGTATVPLIVLSSKEEAKTKADAFAAGANDYLVKLPDKLELLARVAYHSDAYSLRQERDEAFAAIRGQQERTAEELAEAKNYVRSLLPSPIEPTEFLASDWRFVPSTTLGGDAFGYHWLDDHRIAIYLLDVCGHGVGAALLSVSAMNVIRSRTLPDTDFQAPEQVLHALNQAFPMTRHGERYFSIWYGVYDTQARALTYASGGHPPALLVPVEGPSRQLSSTGMIVGVFAGAPYAAETVPVEPGSTLYVFSDGCYEVLMPDGEQMECPPFLKMLEESALSMQSLDSVVREVQEIQRKPEFDDDFSLVEFRFF; encoded by the coding sequence ATGACATCTGAGACTGCACTTGCCCATGAACGTTCCCAGAACATCCGCGTCCTGCTGGTAGATGACCAGCGGCTGGTGGGTGAAGCCGTACGACGCATGCTGATGGAACTACCGGGATCCGAGTTCCGCTTCTGCGCCACGCCCGCCACGGCCATTGAAACCGCAGCACAGTTCAAGCCCACAGTTATCCTGCAGGACCTCATCATGCCGGACATTGACGGATTGGAGATGGTGCGGCGGTTCCGCGCCAATCCTGGGACTGCCACGGTGCCGCTGATTGTGTTATCCAGCAAGGAAGAGGCAAAGACCAAGGCCGACGCCTTTGCCGCGGGAGCGAACGACTATCTGGTGAAGCTGCCCGACAAACTGGAGCTGCTGGCACGCGTTGCCTATCACTCCGATGCGTACAGCCTTCGCCAGGAACGCGACGAAGCCTTCGCTGCGATTCGCGGGCAGCAGGAACGCACGGCGGAAGAGCTGGCCGAAGCCAAGAACTATGTTCGTTCCCTGCTTCCCTCGCCTATCGAGCCCACTGAGTTTCTTGCCTCAGACTGGCGCTTTGTTCCCTCCACAACATTAGGCGGCGATGCCTTTGGCTATCACTGGCTGGACGATCACCGCATCGCGATCTATCTGCTGGATGTTTGCGGACATGGCGTTGGAGCGGCGTTGCTGTCTGTTAGCGCAATGAATGTGATTCGAAGCCGCACACTGCCGGACACAGACTTCCAGGCTCCGGAACAGGTGTTGCACGCGCTGAATCAGGCATTCCCGATGACGCGCCATGGCGAACGTTACTTCTCGATCTGGTATGGCGTATACGACACGCAGGCGCGTGCGTTGACCTATGCCTCTGGAGGGCATCCCCCCGCATTGCTGGTTCCGGTGGAAGGCCCGTCCAGGCAACTATCCTCCACCGGCATGATTGTCGGCGTGTTTGCAGGTGCTCCGTATGCGGCGGAGACGGTCCCCGTGGAACCGGGTTCCACACTGTACGTCTTCAGTGATGGCTGTTACGAAGTCTTAATGCCGGACGGCGAACAGATGGAGTGCCCGCCCTTCCTGAAGATGCTGGAAGAGTCGGCGCTCTCCATGCAATCGCTGGACAGCGTGGTGCGTGAGGTGCAGGAGATTCAACGTAAGCCTGAATTTGACGACGACTTCAGCCTGGTAGAGTTCCGCTTCTTCTAA
- a CDS encoding SPOR domain-containing protein, translated as MSYDFSFQKSQMWLLGLLATLMSVLLVTAGFLMGRISVTPSASTTAAAPVVQSTQPAVKVSASPALTAPVVRVPGATMTLAAPTTAVSAAPAESTQDVVQLTSPAADSGTVAINAASSSGSAGGDVYQLAATGYALQYGAFRDPANARDLMKQLKDAKIVATIMTMRNAYGESYSVVRSGAYPTVADARQAAVDQANLLKMPIVVRPAARL; from the coding sequence ATGAGCTACGACTTTTCCTTCCAGAAATCGCAGATGTGGCTACTGGGCTTGCTGGCCACGCTGATGTCGGTGCTGCTGGTGACAGCAGGATTTCTTATGGGGCGCATCTCGGTCACGCCTTCGGCTTCCACTACGGCTGCAGCTCCTGTCGTTCAGTCAACGCAGCCTGCGGTAAAAGTGTCTGCATCACCAGCGCTTACGGCGCCTGTGGTCAGGGTTCCCGGGGCGACGATGACACTTGCTGCGCCAACGACTGCCGTCAGCGCGGCTCCTGCCGAATCCACGCAGGATGTGGTGCAGCTTACGTCGCCTGCGGCGGACAGCGGAACGGTTGCCATCAACGCGGCATCATCGTCTGGCTCTGCTGGTGGTGATGTGTATCAGTTAGCAGCAACGGGATATGCGTTGCAGTACGGAGCCTTCCGTGATCCGGCGAATGCGCGCGACCTGATGAAGCAGTTGAAGGATGCAAAGATCGTCGCGACGATCATGACAATGCGGAATGCCTACGGTGAGTCCTATTCGGTGGTACGTTCCGGGGCTTATCCAACGGTTGCGGATGCACGTCAGGCCGCGGTGGATCAGGCCAATTTATTGAAAATGCCAATCGTCGTTCGGCCTGCTGCACGTTTGTAG
- the tssG gene encoding type VI secretion system baseplate subunit TssG: protein MTTTNETWQDERELQAKELLRALRSRSRSANYSWGADMSVEAGLLLEGFRFEFVQAVRLLLDVGRCSAQGAVAESVGATAPVVPPRLPQVEHAPEEELLQEDAYASLSVPRMDRPRSRVSLRLRSRVGFDFPPASVHAVRLSTDVVGQIEIIANLMALAGNNAPLPEPFAEMLLSRQKVRDMAMTDFLDIFHHRLLELYYTSTVHTAPWISSVHPAANELAQMVYALAGLGPVGLRRRMQVPDRVWLRYAGLLWHRPRSAAALTRILADHFKVPVRLGEAVGRWFRIEEEDRCRLGRNTCILGKTATIGTRVWIGDAGIRLRIGPLDRATFHGFLPGGQHYRQLMDMVRFYLRDNITADLELLVTAGEASTAQLGSARLAWTSWLQPSTDGGPLRLRVRSAA from the coding sequence ATGACCACCACGAACGAAACATGGCAGGACGAACGAGAACTGCAGGCAAAGGAACTGCTGCGGGCGCTTCGTTCGCGCTCACGTTCCGCGAACTATTCGTGGGGCGCGGACATGTCCGTGGAGGCGGGCCTTCTGCTGGAAGGCTTTCGCTTTGAGTTTGTGCAGGCGGTCCGACTTCTACTGGATGTGGGAAGGTGTTCTGCGCAGGGAGCCGTAGCGGAATCGGTCGGTGCCACTGCGCCGGTTGTTCCGCCACGTCTGCCGCAGGTGGAACATGCGCCGGAAGAAGAGTTGTTGCAGGAAGACGCATACGCCTCTCTCTCCGTACCGCGCATGGATCGCCCACGCAGCCGTGTTTCATTGCGGCTGCGGTCGCGCGTAGGGTTTGATTTCCCTCCCGCGTCTGTTCATGCCGTGCGGTTGTCTACGGATGTGGTGGGGCAGATTGAAATTATCGCTAACCTGATGGCGCTGGCAGGGAACAATGCGCCTTTGCCCGAGCCTTTTGCAGAGATGCTGCTCTCTCGTCAAAAGGTTCGCGACATGGCAATGACGGACTTCCTCGACATCTTTCACCATCGTTTGCTGGAGCTTTATTACACGTCCACCGTGCACACGGCGCCGTGGATCTCCAGCGTGCATCCTGCGGCAAATGAACTTGCTCAGATGGTGTATGCGCTCGCAGGACTGGGCCCTGTTGGATTGCGTCGTCGCATGCAGGTGCCGGACCGCGTATGGCTGCGCTATGCGGGATTATTGTGGCATCGGCCGCGTTCTGCCGCGGCTCTCACACGCATTCTTGCGGACCACTTCAAAGTGCCCGTGCGGCTGGGCGAGGCAGTTGGCCGATGGTTTCGGATAGAAGAGGAAGACCGCTGCAGGCTTGGACGTAATACCTGCATTCTGGGAAAGACAGCAACCATCGGCACGCGTGTATGGATTGGAGATGCTGGGATACGGTTGCGTATTGGCCCGCTGGATCGCGCAACGTTCCATGGATTTCTACCGGGCGGACAGCACTATCGCCAGTTGATGGACATGGTGCGTTTCTATCTCCGCGATAACATCACCGCTGATCTGGAACTGCTTGTGACCGCGGGAGAGGCATCTACGGCACAGTTGGGATCGGCACGGCTGGCCTGGACAAGCTGGCTTCAACCCTCTACCGATGGCGGACCGCTGCGTCTGCGTGTTCGCAGCGCTGCTTAA
- the tssE gene encoding type VI secretion system baseplate subunit TssE has protein sequence MAMRSRQGTATRTSTVSLFDRLIELDGLAPLAALTPRETILRDLRRLLNTRRAGSELLDPAEATVLDYGTPDFSPMRSLQDMKRYADLIVNAITIFEPRLRSPHVMLVPSEIRPDRAEGTITGMMDVNGRSERILFPLAVDPQAGEAEILPPVE, from the coding sequence ATGGCGATGCGTTCGCGACAGGGCACAGCGACTCGCACCAGTACCGTTTCACTCTTCGATCGTTTGATTGAACTGGATGGGCTGGCGCCTCTCGCTGCGCTTACTCCACGCGAGACGATTCTGCGCGATCTTCGACGTTTGTTGAATACGCGACGTGCCGGATCGGAGTTGCTCGATCCTGCAGAGGCGACCGTGTTGGACTACGGTACACCGGATTTCTCGCCGATGCGATCGCTCCAGGACATGAAGCGTTACGCCGATCTGATTGTGAATGCCATCACCATCTTTGAGCCACGCCTGCGGTCGCCGCATGTCATGCTCGTGCCTTCGGAGATTCGTCCTGACCGCGCAGAGGGCACGATCACAGGCATGATGGATGTGAACGGACGCAGCGAACGCATCCTGTTTCCACTGGCAGTCGATCCACAGGCAGGCGAGGCGGAGATTTTGCCGCCGGTCGAATAA
- the tssC gene encoding type VI secretion system contractile sheath large subunit, producing MAKETKTATAVVEGTVVDRVLNEGRIVRDESQRPYAIQLISEYATQVLDEGMPVGKHSTISGIKQRIAQIDKMISDQVNEILHDPAYQALESAWRGLSYLVQNTETSTSLKLKLLNATKKELLTDIEKASEFDQSALFKKIYEEEYGTLGGSPFSTLVGDYEFGRNPQDIQLLTGLSNIAASAHAPFITAASPKLLDMDNWTDLSGPRDLSKIFESSELIKWRSFRESEDSRYVALTLPRTLGRLPYGPATIPVEEFDFAEDVDGSDHAKYLWTNSAYALATRITAAFAKHSWCAAIRGVEGGGLVEGLPAHTFLTDEGDIALKCPTEISITDRREGELNTLGFIALCHRKNSDQAAFFGGQTANKPKVYDTDAANANARTSAMLPYILAASRFAHYFKAMMRDKIGSFQSRESVADYLNRWLSGYVLLDDVAPQATKAKYPLREGRVDVVEVPGRPGAFRAVAFLRPHFQLDELTISIRLVAELPESAS from the coding sequence ATGGCGAAGGAAACCAAGACCGCAACCGCAGTGGTGGAAGGTACCGTCGTTGATCGCGTTCTGAATGAAGGACGCATCGTTCGCGACGAATCTCAGCGTCCGTATGCCATTCAACTCATCAGTGAGTATGCAACGCAGGTTCTGGATGAGGGCATGCCTGTTGGCAAGCATTCCACCATCTCCGGCATCAAGCAGCGCATAGCCCAGATCGACAAGATGATCTCCGATCAGGTGAACGAGATCCTCCACGATCCGGCGTATCAGGCGTTGGAATCAGCATGGCGCGGCCTCAGCTACCTGGTGCAGAACACCGAAACCAGCACGTCGCTGAAGCTCAAACTGCTGAACGCCACCAAGAAGGAACTGCTCACGGACATCGAGAAGGCATCGGAGTTCGACCAGAGCGCGCTTTTCAAGAAGATCTACGAAGAGGAATACGGCACGCTGGGTGGTTCGCCGTTCTCCACTCTTGTGGGTGACTATGAGTTTGGTCGCAACCCGCAGGACATCCAATTGCTGACCGGCCTCTCAAACATCGCGGCTTCGGCACATGCGCCGTTCATCACGGCGGCAAGCCCCAAACTGTTGGACATGGACAACTGGACGGACCTTTCCGGACCGCGTGACCTGTCCAAGATTTTTGAATCGTCCGAACTGATCAAGTGGCGCTCTTTCCGTGAATCGGAAGATTCGCGTTATGTTGCACTGACTCTGCCTCGCACCCTGGGACGCCTGCCGTATGGCCCGGCGACCATCCCGGTGGAAGAGTTCGACTTTGCTGAGGACGTGGATGGTTCTGACCACGCCAAGTATCTCTGGACGAATTCCGCTTATGCCCTCGCAACGCGCATTACTGCGGCGTTTGCAAAACATAGCTGGTGCGCAGCCATCCGCGGTGTCGAAGGCGGCGGATTGGTGGAAGGCCTGCCGGCTCATACCTTCCTGACGGATGAAGGCGATATCGCGCTGAAGTGCCCCACTGAAATCTCGATTACAGATCGTCGCGAAGGCGAGTTGAACACCCTCGGCTTCATTGCGCTCTGCCATCGCAAGAACTCGGACCAGGCAGCGTTCTTCGGCGGCCAGACGGCCAACAAGCCGAAGGTGTATGACACGGATGCGGCAAACGCAAACGCTCGTACCTCGGCCATGCTGCCGTATATCCTGGCGGCTTCTCGCTTCGCGCATTACTTCAAGGCGATGATGCGCGACAAGATCGGCAGCTTCCAGAGCCGCGAAAGTGTTGCGGACTACCTGAATCGCTGGCTCAGCGGCTACGTGCTGCTGGACGACGTTGCACCGCAGGCCACCAAGGCGAAGTATCCGCTGCGTGAGGGCCGTGTGGATGTTGTGGAGGTTCCGGGACGTCCGGGTGCCTTCCGCGCTGTAGCGTTCCTGCGTCCTCACTTCCAGTTGGATGAACTCACCATCTCCATCCGTCTGGTAGCTGAACTGCCGGAATCGGCCAGCTAG
- a CDS encoding type VI secretion system Vgr family protein, giving the protein MATLITVTTPITDSQMSLAALRGHEGLSQPFDYEAHLLSTVSTADFSTVLGGNIAITMTQPDGSSKQYLHGTVVEFAQEGTDLRPNTMYRARIRPAFWLLSMHSAYQIFQSKTVVQIIEAVFSDRGFTAYKNSLTKTYTALDYVVQYGETTMDFVCRLMEQAGIYYFFEHTASADTLVLVDDASAHAAAPGTSTLQFAGGRSDMIGVDGSIEQRLVPASYKTFEYNFETPSTSLTSTSGGEKPYQIAEYPGGYGTKSDGDTISGLRLTALETEAKVFHGHSRSSNLHSGVTFTLASHPRSDANASWLIRRMSIEITDGLYSNRFEAIPATAEFRPPRVTQKNRIAGTQTAVVTGKAGEEIWTDKYGRITVKFPWDSSAAKDETSSCFVRVAQVWAGKTWGSLFTPRIGQEVVVSFMNGDPEQPLIVGAVYNAEQTTPYTLPDDQTKSSIKTNSSKGGQGFNELRFEDKAGSEEVFLQAQKDLNFNVVKGDFSITVAEGKETHTVKKTRDLTVTDKETHTNSSDYTQSVTGDFKQTLSGKSTVAVTGDEAHTNSANFKQDVTGNYTLNVTGNLTIKATGSVTIESGTGFTAKGGTTMAVSGGTTTSVKGGTQLALEGGASAELKSGAQTAVKGAIVQIN; this is encoded by the coding sequence ATGGCCACACTGATCACCGTAACCACGCCCATTACCGATTCGCAGATGTCGCTTGCAGCGCTGCGTGGGCACGAGGGCTTATCGCAGCCATTCGATTACGAAGCGCATCTTCTGTCGACCGTATCCACAGCAGATTTCAGCACAGTGCTTGGCGGCAACATCGCCATTACTATGACGCAGCCAGATGGTTCGTCGAAACAATATCTGCATGGCACGGTGGTGGAGTTTGCGCAGGAGGGAACAGACCTGCGCCCGAACACCATGTATCGTGCGCGCATCCGGCCTGCATTCTGGCTGCTGAGCATGCACTCCGCGTATCAGATTTTTCAGAGCAAGACGGTCGTGCAGATCATCGAAGCAGTCTTTAGCGACCGTGGATTTACGGCGTATAAGAACTCGCTGACGAAGACGTACACCGCATTGGATTACGTGGTGCAGTACGGCGAAACCACCATGGACTTCGTCTGTCGGTTAATGGAGCAGGCCGGGATTTATTACTTCTTTGAACACACAGCGTCTGCAGACACGCTGGTGCTGGTGGACGATGCTTCTGCTCATGCGGCTGCTCCCGGCACCAGCACGTTGCAGTTTGCCGGTGGCCGCTCCGACATGATCGGGGTGGATGGCTCCATCGAGCAACGACTTGTTCCGGCAAGCTACAAGACCTTTGAGTACAACTTTGAAACACCAAGTACCTCACTGACCTCCACCAGCGGCGGCGAGAAGCCTTACCAGATTGCCGAATATCCCGGCGGTTACGGCACGAAGAGCGACGGCGATACGATCTCCGGTCTGCGACTCACGGCTCTGGAAACGGAAGCAAAGGTGTTTCATGGTCATAGCCGCAGCAGCAATCTGCACTCGGGTGTGACCTTTACGCTAGCCAGTCATCCGCGCTCCGATGCGAACGCGTCGTGGCTCATACGCCGCATGTCCATTGAGATTACGGATGGTCTGTACAGCAATCGGTTCGAAGCGATCCCCGCTACAGCAGAGTTTCGTCCGCCACGTGTGACACAGAAGAATCGCATTGCCGGAACACAGACAGCTGTTGTGACAGGTAAAGCTGGCGAAGAGATATGGACGGACAAATATGGCCGCATCACGGTGAAGTTTCCGTGGGACAGCTCCGCTGCAAAAGATGAAACCTCTTCCTGCTTCGTGCGTGTGGCACAGGTGTGGGCAGGGAAGACGTGGGGTAGCCTGTTTACGCCGCGCATCGGGCAAGAGGTGGTGGTTAGTTTTATGAATGGCGATCCGGAACAGCCGTTGATCGTAGGCGCTGTCTATAACGCCGAACAAACGACGCCGTATACGCTGCCGGATGATCAAACGAAGAGCTCCATCAAGACGAACAGCTCCAAGGGCGGTCAGGGCTTCAACGAGCTTCGCTTTGAAGATAAGGCCGGGTCGGAAGAAGTCTTTCTGCAGGCGCAGAAGGACCTCAACTTTAACGTGGTCAAAGGCGATTTCAGCATCACCGTTGCGGAAGGCAAAGAGACCCACACCGTAAAGAAGACGCGCGACCTGACCGTTACGGATAAAGAGACACACACTAACAGTTCCGATTACACGCAGAGTGTCACCGGCGATTTCAAACAAACCCTCAGCGGCAAGAGCACTGTTGCTGTAACTGGTGACGAAGCGCACACGAACAGCGCCAACTTCAAGCAGGACGTTACTGGTAATTACACGTTGAACGTCACAGGCAATCTGACGATTAAAGCAACAGGCTCCGTCACCATTGAGTCCGGCACAGGCTTTACCGCAAAAGGGGGCACCACGATGGCTGTCTCCGGCGGCACAACGACAAGCGTAAAAGGTGGAACGCAGTTGGCCCTGGAAGGTGGCGCCTCTGCTGAATTGAAGAGCGGAGCGCAGACTGCGGTAAAGGGCGCTATCGTCCAGATCAACTAA
- a CDS encoding DUF4280 domain-containing protein translates to MSQLVCMGALLQCSFGVAPSSLVVLPANKVLSSTPVANIMDNKPLANIMPFGMCNSMANPMVAAATAAALGALTPMPCIPATAAPWAPGSPTVLIGNMPALNNTSKLMCNWGGVIQVVSPGQFTTMVP, encoded by the coding sequence ATGAGCCAACTGGTTTGTATGGGAGCGTTGTTGCAGTGCAGCTTCGGCGTTGCGCCGTCGTCACTGGTCGTGCTGCCCGCGAACAAAGTTCTCAGCAGTACACCGGTGGCAAACATCATGGACAACAAGCCGCTGGCGAACATCATGCCGTTTGGCATGTGCAACTCCATGGCGAACCCGATGGTGGCCGCTGCCACGGCGGCTGCACTGGGTGCGTTGACGCCGATGCCATGCATCCCGGCAACCGCTGCGCCGTGGGCTCCGGGATCGCCGACCGTGCTGATTGGTAATATGCCCGCGCTGAACAATACTTCCAAGCTGATGTGTAACTGGGGTGGCGTGATCCAGGTGGTTTCACCGGGTCAGTTCACCACGATGGTTCCATGA